The genomic segment GAGGGTAATAGCGGTTGCTATGATGATGCGATCAGCGGGGTCCTGATGGAGCGGTTCGGGAAGCTGCACTGATTTAAGGGCGATCGCATTGTCTACGGGAACAAAATTCACGAACGGTAATGCTTCAGATTTAGCCAACCAGTCCGCCACCTCCACGGTTAATTCGAGACGACCGTGCGCCACGAGCTGGGCTACCTCCCAGACGCTGATGGAGGACACATATAGGCCCTTCTGAGCTACAGCATCGGCAATGAGGCGAGAGGCCCTTCGTGAGATCCGTTCAATTCCGCTAAGCCACCAGACCCATA from the Candidatus Binatia bacterium genome contains:
- a CDS encoding type II toxin-antitoxin system VapC family toxin, translated to MIVLDTHVWVWWLSGIERISRRASRLIADAVAQKGLYVSSISVWEVAQLVAHGRLELTVEVADWLAKSEALPFVNFVPVDNAIALKSVQLPEPLHQDPADRIIIATAITLGFPLVTKDGKIADYPHVRTIW